CCTTCAATTAGCCGTGCTTTTCTTGACCATCCTTGCGATTGCCACGCCGCCCGCGAAGAGGATAACCACACCTATCAGATAACCTACTCCGAGACCGGCCTTGTCACCTACGAAGGCTGTGATGGCCTGACCCAGGACTAACAGGCATAACACACCCACCACCGCCATGACTATCAGCCCCGCGCCGCCGCCGATGTAGTCAACGGCCCGTTTCATGCTTAGAGTGTCCTATAAAACTTGGGCCAGTATAAAAGGCGGGTTAGCCCGTTACAATTAGCCCTGACCAGCCCTTGGAAGCACGCATAGTATCTCATACAGTAAATTCGCGGCCAGGACGCTGGTGATGTTGCCTGAATCGTAGGCGGGGCATACTTCCACCACGTCCGCGCCTACTATGTTCAGCCCCTTCAGGCCTCGGATAGCTTGCAACGCCTCGTAGCTGTCCGGACCGCCGACCTGGGGCACGCCTGTACCGGGCGCGAAGGCCGGGTCGATCCAGTCGATGTCCAGCGACACGTAGACAGGGCTGCCACCCAGCGGCTCCAATTGTTCAACCAGGTATTCAACGCCTCGTTTTTTTATCTCCTCCGATGTTATCTGATGAAAACCCTGGCTTATGGCAAAGTCGAAGTCGTTAGGAGTGAAAAGCTGGCCGCGGAGGCCTATCTGGAAGGTCTTGTCTCCCTGTACCAGGCCCTCTTCCATCGCCCGGCGAAGCCATGTGCCATGACTCAGCTTCACACCGTAGTGATCGTCCCAGGTGTCGGTGTGGGCGTCGAAATGAATCACTGCCACAGGTCCGTGCTTTTTCTTCATCGCGCGTAGTATGGGAAGGGTGATGGTGTGGTCGCCGCCAATGGCTATAGGGACGACATTGTGGCTGCACAGCGTGTCCACGAACTTAAAGATGCTCGCAATGGTTTCATCCACTGATAGGGGATTAGTCTCTACGTCTCCTATATCTGCGACCTTGAGCTTGCTAAAGGGGTCGATTCTTAGCTCCGGGTTATAGGGCCGGATGAGGGCAGACTGGACCCGTATATCCCTTGGGCCGAAGCGCGCGCCAGGGCGGTAGGTCACCGTCGAGTCGAAGGGCACGCCGAAAAGGGCCACGTCTATCTTCGACGGGTCGGTCTCGATGGGCAGTCGCATGAAGGTGGGGATGCCGGTGTATCGCGGCGACTTGAGGGCGTCACGAGGGTAGTATTCGTTCATATATGTCCCCCTTCAAAACAGTCTCAGTGTTTCATAGATAAAGCCTAACCAAAACTCAGACTTTATCCTTCATCCCATCAGTCTAGTCCCAAATTGCATCGTCCCCTCATGCCCGTTATTATTGCCCCATCAATTCTCAAAGGACGCCCCATGGTCTACGACACTCTCCTGGTGGAGAAGCGCGATTCCATAGCCACCATTACTCTTAACCGTCCTGAAGTCCTCAACGCCATGAACCTCAAGCTGGTAAAGGAGCTTCAGGGCGCCGTGGAGGACGCTGAGGGCGACGACTCGATCCGATGCCTCATCCTCACCGGC
The genomic region above belongs to SAR202 cluster bacterium and contains:
- the speB gene encoding agmatinase translates to MNEYYPRDALKSPRYTGIPTFMRLPIETDPSKIDVALFGVPFDSTVTYRPGARFGPRDIRVQSALIRPYNPELRIDPFSKLKVADIGDVETNPLSVDETIASIFKFVDTLCSHNVVPIAIGGDHTITLPILRAMKKKHGPVAVIHFDAHTDTWDDHYGVKLSHGTWLRRAMEEGLVQGDKTFQIGLRGQLFTPNDFDFAISQGFHQITSEEIKKRGVEYLVEQLEPLGGSPVYVSLDIDWIDPAFAPGTGVPQVGGPDSYEALQAIRGLKGLNIVGADVVEVCPAYDSGNITSVLAANLLYEILCVLPRAGQG
- a CDS encoding enoyl-CoA hydratase/isomerase family protein; the encoded protein is MPVIIAPSILKGRPMVYDTLLVEKRDSIATITLNRPEVLNAMNLKLVKELQGAVEDAEGDDSIRCLILTG